Proteins from one Natrinema salinisoli genomic window:
- a CDS encoding ring-cleaving dioxygenase yields MSLHTPGLHHVTAIAGDPQANADFYVGTLGLRFVKKTVNHDDTGTYHFYFGDGEGSPGTNITFFPWTDQGREGRFGAGQTQTTAYAIPPESVDYWRDRLESEGVDVESEARFDETVLRFADPDGIELELVAADDAEFDATPWEGGPVPTEHQLRGFYNVTLAVDGFGPTETILTDVLGYEREGGIDGRRRYRSATGGPGSIVDLVETDAGRGRMGVGTVHHVAFVAESVEEQEQWRAAYAEAGLSPSEVIDRKYFQSIYTREPGGILFEMATTGPGFTEDEALDELGERLALPEWLEDEREEIEAKLPAFDGPPVGSSED; encoded by the coding sequence ATGTCACTGCACACGCCCGGGCTCCATCACGTCACCGCGATCGCCGGCGACCCGCAGGCGAACGCCGACTTCTACGTCGGCACGCTCGGACTCCGATTCGTGAAGAAAACGGTCAACCACGACGACACGGGCACCTATCACTTCTACTTCGGCGACGGGGAGGGCTCTCCCGGCACGAACATCACCTTCTTCCCGTGGACGGACCAGGGGCGGGAGGGCCGATTCGGTGCCGGCCAGACGCAGACGACCGCCTACGCGATTCCGCCGGAGTCGGTCGACTACTGGCGCGACCGCCTCGAGTCCGAGGGAGTCGACGTCGAGTCGGAAGCCCGATTCGACGAGACGGTCCTCCGATTCGCGGATCCGGACGGGATCGAACTCGAGCTCGTCGCGGCCGACGACGCCGAATTCGACGCCACGCCGTGGGAGGGCGGGCCGGTTCCGACCGAACACCAGCTGCGCGGGTTCTACAACGTGACGCTGGCCGTCGACGGGTTCGGTCCCACCGAGACGATTCTGACCGACGTGCTCGGGTACGAGCGCGAGGGCGGGATCGACGGCCGGCGTCGCTACCGGAGCGCGACCGGTGGTCCCGGCTCGATCGTCGATCTGGTCGAAACCGACGCCGGGCGCGGGCGAATGGGCGTCGGAACGGTCCATCACGTCGCGTTCGTCGCCGAGAGCGTCGAGGAACAGGAACAGTGGCGAGCGGCCTACGCCGAGGCGGGACTGTCCCCCTCGGAGGTCATCGACCGGAAGTACTTCCAGTCGATCTACACCCGCGAACCCGGCGGAATCCTCTTCGAGATGGCGACGACCGGGCCCGGATTCACGGAAGACGAGGCGCTCGACGAACTGGGTGAGCGGCTCGCCCTTCCCGAGTGGCTCGAGGACGAGCGCGAGGAGATCGAAGCGAAACTACCGGCGTTCGACGGCCCGCCCGTCGGCTCGAGCGAGGACTGA
- a CDS encoding glycoside hydrolase family 68 protein — protein MRRSESVSVTGFGTRSGWSRIQAERIERTAATTAPIIYPPSVDPAPDVHVWDTWFLRNRDGSIAEIDGWRVVFSLTAPADRLPGKRHDVATIRYFYSRDGKRWHDGGPVFEAGNPLGSRQWAGSALYDGAGEAGDGSRSGGEIYLFYTAAGHRGESELSYRQRIAAASGGRVRVTDDEFGIAGPFDHEILLTPDGDRYETEAQSRGPIYTFRDPWFFEDPETGRTHLLFEANTPVRDRADLEDDDPSSLEFNGSIGLATSPTGDPTDWEFERPLVDAVRVNQELERPHVIYRDGRYHLFFSSHRHTFAPGLDGPDGLYGFVADSLQGEYRPLNDSGLVLTNPESAPYQAYSWLAYPHDGEILVSSFFNYYDLGSLHIDDVGSLPAEEQFSRFGGTLAPTVRLALEGDRTRVRGTLDHWQLPAGDDALPPLLTDLVDATDEQEDGTEGYDTGADSPAASAE, from the coding sequence ATGCGTCGAAGTGAATCAGTCTCGGTGACGGGTTTCGGCACCCGATCGGGATGGAGCCGAATACAGGCCGAACGTATCGAACGGACGGCGGCGACGACTGCCCCCATCATCTACCCGCCGTCGGTCGATCCGGCACCGGACGTCCACGTCTGGGACACGTGGTTTCTCCGCAACCGCGACGGTTCGATCGCCGAGATCGACGGCTGGCGGGTCGTCTTCTCGCTGACGGCCCCCGCCGACCGCCTGCCCGGGAAGCGACACGACGTCGCCACGATCCGGTACTTTTACTCTCGAGACGGGAAGCGATGGCACGACGGCGGGCCGGTTTTCGAGGCGGGGAACCCCCTCGGATCTCGGCAGTGGGCCGGCTCGGCACTGTACGACGGCGCGGGCGAGGCGGGCGACGGCTCCCGGTCCGGCGGCGAGATCTATCTGTTCTACACCGCCGCCGGCCACCGCGGCGAGTCGGAGCTTTCCTACCGGCAGCGTATCGCTGCGGCCTCCGGCGGCCGGGTTCGCGTCACCGACGACGAGTTCGGGATCGCCGGCCCCTTCGACCACGAGATCCTGTTGACGCCCGACGGCGACCGCTACGAAACCGAAGCGCAGTCCCGCGGTCCGATCTACACCTTCCGGGACCCCTGGTTCTTCGAGGACCCCGAGACCGGACGGACGCACCTCCTCTTCGAAGCGAACACCCCCGTTCGCGACCGAGCGGATCTCGAGGACGACGACCCGTCGAGTCTCGAGTTCAACGGGTCGATCGGTCTCGCGACCTCGCCCACCGGCGATCCGACCGACTGGGAGTTCGAACGCCCGCTCGTCGACGCCGTCCGCGTCAACCAGGAGCTCGAGCGCCCGCACGTGATCTACCGCGACGGCCGCTATCACCTGTTCTTCTCGAGCCATCGGCACACGTTCGCGCCGGGACTGGACGGCCCCGACGGGCTCTACGGATTCGTCGCCGATTCCCTCCAGGGCGAGTACCGGCCGCTCAACGATTCGGGGCTCGTTCTCACGAACCCCGAGAGCGCGCCTTACCAGGCGTATTCGTGGCTCGCCTACCCCCACGACGGGGAGATCCTCGTCTCGAGTTTCTTCAACTACTACGACCTCGGGTCGTTGCACATCGACGACGTCGGATCACTTCCCGCCGAGGAACAGTTCAGCCGGTTCGGCGGGACGCTCGCGCCGACGGTTCGGCTCGCGCTCGAGGGCGATCGCACCCGCGTGAGGGGCACGCTCGACCACTGGCAGCTTCCGGCGGGTGACGACGCGTTGCCGCCGCTGTTGACCGATTTAGTCGACGCGACGGACGAACAGGAGGACGGGACGGAGGGCTACGATACCGGCGCGGACTCGCCGGCGGCGTCCGCGGAGTAA
- a CDS encoding GH32 C-terminal domain-containing protein — MSDAPRIACLYLEQCSPRQRTAYDWARTADVGTVDLISMAAVRTGDVELDDYDVCWWHRNERLAITERVADCRESIEPFVRDGGGLLLSVHALAAVAAWGIDQVPPEHTGVDEPPGSGGYLRKSIYASHPLFDGLDGRRLLTHGPSRPAPFARYQELLPERADVLGSTVVDDADVPDEASLLSWAIGDGTVLGAGVALSFDGSPDADETDEFTETTTRLVENALGYLASSGSETGTNATTNPDSRPGSSDDLLTGRPKSADELAAHREALSSDPHRPRYHISPPANWLNDPNGLVEWNGRYHVFYQYNPGGPYHHAIHWGHAVSDDLVHWRDEPVALTPSPNGPDRSGCWSGCTVVDDGTPTLLYTGGRGRRQLPCLATAGDEELRTWTKHVENPVIESAPVDPPILETEHWEAEFRDHCIWSEDDRWYHVIGSGVQDVGGTALLYVADELTEWEYVGSLLVGDWEGAGDVWECPELLDLGEKRLLHVSNYDTVLYFLGELDLETGSFESDATGILDYGDFYAPQSMDLSDGRTLTWGWLPETRTAEAQWDAGWSGSLSVPRELTLAEDGTLRQRPADELVDRRADRLGTETVALEGPDAVSIADGRALELDLELDLADADAVELRLLETPDGEERTTVRYDGDSVAIDRTDSSLDPDAASEELSMPIDEPGPLSLRVFLDGSAIELFANERRCLTGRVYPTREDATGASLAAHEGAARVEWSCWEMGSAWE; from the coding sequence ATGAGCGACGCACCGCGGATCGCATGTCTCTACCTCGAGCAGTGCTCGCCGAGGCAGCGGACGGCCTACGACTGGGCGCGGACGGCCGACGTCGGCACCGTCGACCTGATTTCGATGGCGGCGGTTCGAACGGGTGACGTCGAGCTGGACGACTACGACGTCTGCTGGTGGCATCGCAACGAACGGCTTGCGATCACGGAGCGGGTCGCCGATTGTAGGGAATCGATCGAACCGTTCGTCCGCGACGGCGGCGGATTGTTACTGAGCGTTCATGCGCTCGCTGCGGTCGCGGCATGGGGGATCGATCAGGTTCCACCGGAGCACACCGGCGTCGACGAGCCACCGGGGTCCGGCGGCTACCTTCGGAAATCCATCTACGCCTCCCATCCGCTGTTCGACGGACTCGACGGTCGCCGGCTGCTCACTCACGGTCCGTCGCGCCCGGCACCGTTCGCACGGTATCAGGAACTGTTACCCGAGCGTGCGGACGTCCTCGGTTCGACCGTCGTCGACGATGCCGACGTTCCCGACGAGGCGTCGCTCCTCTCGTGGGCCATCGGCGACGGAACCGTACTCGGCGCCGGTGTTGCACTCTCGTTCGACGGTTCTCCGGACGCGGACGAGACCGACGAGTTCACCGAGACCACGACGCGGCTCGTCGAAAACGCCCTCGGTTATCTCGCGAGTTCCGGCAGCGAAACGGGGACGAACGCGACCACGAACCCGGATTCACGTCCGGGCTCGAGTGACGACCTGCTAACCGGCCGACCGAAGTCCGCCGACGAACTCGCCGCGCATCGCGAGGCCCTCTCGAGCGACCCACACCGGCCGCGCTATCACATCAGCCCGCCCGCGAACTGGCTCAACGACCCGAACGGGCTCGTCGAGTGGAACGGCCGGTACCACGTCTTCTACCAGTACAATCCCGGCGGCCCCTACCACCACGCGATCCACTGGGGCCACGCCGTGAGCGACGATCTCGTCCACTGGCGCGACGAACCCGTCGCGTTGACGCCCTCGCCCAACGGTCCCGATCGCAGCGGCTGCTGGTCGGGGTGTACCGTCGTCGACGACGGTACGCCGACGCTGTTGTATACGGGCGGCCGCGGCCGGCGACAGCTCCCCTGTCTCGCGACCGCGGGCGACGAGGAGCTCCGAACGTGGACGAAACACGTCGAAAACCCGGTCATCGAAAGCGCTCCGGTCGATCCGCCGATCCTCGAGACGGAGCACTGGGAGGCCGAGTTCAGGGACCACTGCATCTGGTCCGAGGACGATCGCTGGTACCACGTCATCGGCTCCGGCGTCCAGGACGTCGGTGGAACGGCCTTACTCTACGTCGCCGACGAGCTGACGGAGTGGGAGTACGTCGGCTCGCTGCTCGTGGGTGACTGGGAGGGGGCCGGCGACGTCTGGGAGTGTCCCGAACTGCTCGACCTGGGCGAGAAGCGTCTCTTGCACGTCTCCAACTACGATACCGTCCTCTACTTCCTCGGAGAGCTCGACCTCGAGACGGGCTCGTTCGAGTCGGACGCGACCGGGATCCTCGACTACGGCGACTTCTACGCGCCCCAGTCCATGGACCTCTCCGACGGGCGGACCCTCACGTGGGGGTGGCTCCCCGAAACGCGGACGGCCGAGGCCCAGTGGGACGCGGGCTGGTCGGGGTCGCTCTCCGTGCCGCGGGAACTCACCCTCGCCGAGGACGGAACGCTCCGCCAGCGGCCGGCCGACGAACTCGTCGACCGACGGGCCGACCGCCTCGGCACCGAAACAGTCGCGCTCGAGGGACCCGACGCCGTCTCGATCGCCGACGGGAGGGCGCTCGAACTCGACCTGGAACTCGACCTCGCCGACGCCGACGCCGTCGAACTGCGGCTGCTCGAGACGCCGGACGGCGAGGAGCGGACGACGGTCCGCTACGACGGCGACTCGGTCGCGATCGACCGAACCGACTCGAGTCTCGACCCCGACGCGGCAAGTGAGGAGCTGTCGATGCCGATCGACGAACCGGGGCCGCTCTCGTTGCGCGTTTTCCTCGACGGCTCCGCGATAGAACTCTTCGCGAACGAGCGGCGGTGTCTGACCGGTCGCGTCTACCCGACTCGGGAGGACGCGACCGGCGCGTCGCTGGCGGCACACGAGGGAGCCGCACGCGTCGAGTGGTCGTGCTGGGAGATGGGATCGGCCTGGGAGTAA
- a CDS encoding molybdenum cofactor guanylyltransferase has product MSHETGGGMRTGVVLAGGHSTRFGAEDKAVADLAGTPMIRRVVDRIEPVVDEIVVNCREEQVPAIRDALEGGPTTSFAVDPVPDRGPMAGIMTGFRAAAGEYAFVVACDMPFVDPALVEHLFDRAAGHEAAVPRLDDQWFQTTQAVYRTEPMIEACERALERDERRVVEPLFELDYVVVDEDEIRDHAALETFENVNTREEFEDATERLEGERSS; this is encoded by the coding sequence ATGTCCCACGAAACCGGCGGAGGGATGCGTACGGGCGTGGTCCTCGCGGGCGGCCACTCGACCCGCTTCGGCGCGGAGGACAAGGCCGTCGCCGACCTCGCCGGGACGCCCATGATTCGTCGCGTTGTCGACCGGATCGAGCCAGTCGTCGACGAGATCGTCGTCAACTGCCGGGAGGAGCAGGTTCCGGCGATCCGAGACGCGCTCGAAGGCGGACCGACCACGTCCTTCGCAGTCGATCCGGTTCCTGACCGCGGGCCGATGGCAGGGATCATGACCGGGTTCCGAGCGGCCGCCGGGGAGTACGCGTTCGTCGTCGCCTGCGACATGCCGTTCGTCGATCCCGCCCTCGTCGAGCACCTCTTCGACCGAGCGGCGGGCCACGAGGCCGCGGTCCCGCGGCTCGACGATCAGTGGTTCCAGACGACTCAGGCTGTCTACCGTACCGAACCGATGATCGAGGCCTGCGAACGCGCCCTCGAGCGAGACGAGCGGCGAGTCGTCGAGCCGCTGTTCGAGCTCGACTACGTCGTCGTCGACGAGGACGAAATCCGCGACCACGCCGCGCTCGAGACCTTCGAGAACGTCAACACCCGCGAGGAGTTCGAGGACGCGACCGAGCGGCTCGAGGGGGAGCGATCCAGCTAG
- the fdhF gene encoding formate dehydrogenase subunit alpha: MSSDQREPVKTICPYCGVGCGIKVQPGEEPGDVQFMPWGDAPVNEGRICIKGGAATEVVDHEDRLTDPLIKEDGEFREASWEEAYEYIVGELERIRDEYGPDAMGFFGSSKVMNEENYLLQKLARRYGTNNVDNCTRMCHASTVWALRTSLGAGAMTNSMRDLREEADVFWIQGANPGEQHPIANSQYFRQAVLEGATVIQVDPHANKTTRSFQIDDTDRHQHLQLNPGTDIPLLNIVLKTILEHHEVNPEDGWIDEEFIEERTEGFDHLKGTLEEFDKEAAAEECGVPLEEIELAAEKYATADNAAIFTGMGMSQHTCGVDNVQNEINLALITGNLGRPGTGVNPLRGQNNVQGTCDVGAMPNVLPGYQLVDDDEARESVEEVWGFEIPAEPGLTNVEISYEAGDSIKGLYVMGENPVMSEPDANAVAERLKELEFTVVQDIFMTETADYADVILPATTWAERGGTVTNTDRRVQRMRGVGKVHENTKHDREILSEIGTRLFGSEERSSSESRTESGGKFDFEDPEEIFEELRQVCPSYHGMTYDLLGEEGLHWPCYEPGDEGDPFLYEHEFDTESGRGHIEGVDHQPPAETPDDEYPLILTTARLEEHYNTGTMSTRSPTLNRQTPENFVDVHPADAERYGIEDGESVQLRSRRGEITLEAQVTEDTKEGVVWTTPHFAAASANKLTNHVLDERAKIPEYKAAAAEIDVDIEPLDETADPAADDD, from the coding sequence ATGTCCAGTGATCAACGAGAGCCGGTCAAGACGATCTGTCCGTACTGCGGTGTCGGGTGCGGAATCAAGGTACAGCCCGGCGAAGAACCCGGCGACGTCCAGTTCATGCCCTGGGGCGACGCCCCGGTCAACGAGGGACGCATCTGTATCAAAGGCGGGGCCGCGACAGAGGTGGTCGACCACGAGGACCGACTCACCGACCCGCTGATCAAGGAAGACGGCGAGTTCCGCGAGGCCTCGTGGGAAGAGGCCTACGAGTACATCGTCGGCGAGCTCGAGCGGATTCGCGACGAGTACGGCCCGGACGCGATGGGCTTTTTCGGCTCTTCGAAGGTGATGAACGAGGAGAACTACCTCCTCCAGAAGCTGGCTCGTCGCTACGGCACGAACAACGTCGACAACTGCACGCGGATGTGCCACGCCTCGACGGTCTGGGCGCTGCGCACGAGTCTCGGTGCGGGAGCGATGACGAACAGCATGCGGGACCTCCGCGAGGAGGCCGACGTGTTCTGGATTCAGGGGGCGAACCCCGGCGAGCAACATCCCATCGCCAACAGCCAGTACTTCCGGCAGGCGGTGCTGGAGGGTGCGACCGTCATCCAGGTCGATCCCCACGCGAACAAGACGACGCGGTCGTTCCAGATCGACGATACCGACCGCCATCAGCACCTGCAGTTGAATCCGGGTACGGATATCCCGCTGCTGAACATCGTCCTCAAGACGATCCTCGAGCACCACGAGGTGAACCCCGAGGACGGCTGGATCGACGAGGAATTCATCGAGGAACGGACCGAGGGGTTCGACCACCTCAAAGGGACGCTCGAGGAGTTCGACAAAGAAGCGGCGGCCGAGGAGTGTGGCGTCCCGCTCGAGGAGATCGAACTGGCGGCGGAGAAGTACGCGACGGCGGACAACGCGGCCATCTTCACCGGGATGGGGATGAGCCAGCACACGTGCGGCGTCGACAACGTGCAAAACGAGATCAACCTGGCGCTGATCACGGGCAATCTCGGGCGACCCGGAACGGGCGTGAACCCGCTGCGGGGCCAGAACAACGTTCAGGGGACCTGTGACGTCGGCGCGATGCCGAACGTCCTGCCGGGCTACCAGCTGGTCGACGACGACGAGGCCCGGGAGTCGGTCGAGGAAGTCTGGGGCTTCGAAATCCCGGCCGAGCCCGGCCTGACGAACGTCGAGATCTCCTACGAGGCCGGCGACTCGATCAAGGGACTCTACGTCATGGGCGAGAACCCCGTGATGAGCGAGCCCGACGCCAACGCCGTCGCCGAACGCCTGAAAGAACTCGAGTTCACGGTCGTTCAGGACATATTCATGACCGAGACGGCGGACTACGCGGACGTCATCCTGCCCGCGACGACCTGGGCCGAGCGCGGCGGCACCGTCACGAACACCGATCGTCGGGTCCAGCGGATGCGCGGCGTGGGGAAAGTCCACGAGAACACGAAGCACGATCGCGAGATCCTGAGTGAAATCGGAACGCGTCTGTTCGGCAGCGAGGAGCGGAGCTCCTCGGAGAGCCGGACGGAGTCCGGCGGGAAATTCGACTTCGAGGACCCCGAGGAGATATTCGAGGAGCTCCGGCAAGTCTGCCCGAGCTACCACGGGATGACCTACGACCTGCTCGGCGAGGAGGGACTCCACTGGCCCTGCTACGAACCCGGCGACGAGGGCGATCCCTTCCTCTACGAACACGAGTTCGACACCGAGAGCGGGCGCGGCCACATCGAGGGCGTCGACCACCAGCCGCCCGCCGAGACGCCGGACGACGAGTACCCGCTGATCCTCACGACGGCCCGGCTCGAGGAACACTACAACACCGGGACGATGAGCACGCGATCGCCGACGCTCAACCGGCAGACGCCAGAGAACTTCGTCGACGTCCATCCCGCCGACGCCGAGCGCTACGGCATCGAGGACGGCGAGTCCGTCCAACTCCGCTCGCGACGCGGGGAGATCACGCTCGAGGCACAGGTCACCGAGGACACCAAGGAGGGCGTCGTCTGGACGACGCCGCACTTCGCCGCCGCATCGGCGAACAAGCTCACGAACCACGTGCTCGACGAGCGGGCGAAGATCCCCGAGTACAAGGCCGCCGCCGCGGAGATCGACGTCGATATCGAACCGCTCGACGAGACCGCCGATCCCGCGGCCGACGACGACTGA
- a CDS encoding aldehyde ferredoxin oxidoreductase family protein, translated as MTELGGFQDRVARIDLSDGDVAYESIPDEDAKKYIGARGLGVKYVFDQGPDVDPLGPDNLLAFMNGPLSGTQVTMSGRIAICTKSPLTGTVTDSHHGGWSGARLKWAGFDGLLFEGQADEPVYAYVEDGEVELRDASHLWGKGFHETRDAIEEEVEGSYGKNLSIMGIGTAGENLVRYGNIMNEDDRASGRGGTGCVAGSKKLKAVVVKSGTRMPKPADQETFKEGHMQAMQAIQESEVTAPNEGGLSMYGTNVLMNITEEMDGHPTKNGVYTSGDSYNEGEADRPHDLDAERISGENVRENILVDEPTCHSCPVACKKEVEVDVMHKGEEMNVRMESFEYESAWALGTNSANDDRDKIAVMIDRCNDFGMDTIDTGNILAMAMEMSENGDIDEDIDWGDTEQMLDMIERIAHREDDLAHTLGEGAERIGEAFDAHDSRLDVKGETIAAYDPRCMKGMGIGYATSNRGACHLRGYTPAAEILGIPEKVDPYEWEGKGELTAQFQDLHAISDSFDICKFNAFAEGIEEYVLQYNGMTGLDVSEDELMEAGERVYNLERYYNNLVGFDGSDDSLPERFLEDGIRGQGASEGEYCELEEMKDEYYEYRGWVDGVVPDEKLDDLGIEVGPGTGVSSEGGVTASGDD; from the coding sequence ATGACTGAACTCGGCGGTTTCCAGGACCGCGTCGCACGAATCGATCTCTCAGACGGGGACGTCGCCTACGAATCGATCCCGGACGAGGACGCGAAGAAGTATATCGGGGCACGGGGACTCGGGGTGAAGTACGTCTTCGATCAGGGACCGGACGTCGATCCGCTCGGGCCCGACAACCTGCTCGCCTTCATGAACGGCCCGTTGTCGGGGACGCAGGTAACGATGAGCGGTCGGATCGCCATCTGTACGAAGTCGCCGCTGACCGGCACGGTCACCGACAGCCACCACGGCGGCTGGTCCGGTGCCCGGCTCAAGTGGGCCGGCTTCGACGGGTTGCTGTTCGAAGGGCAAGCCGACGAGCCGGTCTACGCCTACGTCGAGGACGGGGAAGTGGAACTCCGAGACGCCTCCCACCTCTGGGGGAAGGGATTCCACGAGACCCGAGATGCGATCGAAGAGGAGGTCGAGGGCTCATACGGCAAGAACCTGAGCATCATGGGGATCGGGACCGCGGGCGAGAACCTGGTCCGCTACGGCAACATCATGAACGAGGACGACCGCGCCTCGGGACGCGGCGGCACGGGCTGTGTCGCCGGGTCGAAGAAGCTCAAGGCGGTCGTCGTCAAATCGGGCACCAGAATGCCCAAACCGGCCGATCAGGAGACGTTCAAAGAGGGGCACATGCAGGCGATGCAGGCCATCCAGGAGTCGGAGGTCACCGCACCCAACGAGGGCGGGCTTTCGATGTACGGAACGAACGTGCTCATGAACATCACCGAGGAGATGGACGGCCATCCGACGAAAAACGGCGTCTATACCTCCGGCGATTCCTACAACGAGGGCGAAGCGGATCGACCGCACGACCTCGATGCGGAACGCATCAGCGGCGAGAACGTCCGCGAGAACATCCTCGTCGACGAGCCGACCTGTCACTCCTGTCCGGTCGCCTGCAAGAAGGAAGTCGAAGTCGACGTGATGCACAAGGGCGAGGAGATGAACGTCCGCATGGAGTCGTTCGAGTACGAGTCCGCCTGGGCGCTCGGGACCAACTCCGCGAACGACGACCGCGACAAGATCGCCGTCATGATCGACCGGTGTAACGACTTCGGGATGGACACCATCGATACGGGCAACATCCTCGCGATGGCCATGGAGATGAGCGAGAACGGGGACATCGACGAGGACATCGACTGGGGCGACACCGAGCAGATGCTCGACATGATCGAGCGGATCGCCCATCGCGAGGACGACCTCGCCCACACGCTCGGTGAGGGTGCGGAACGGATCGGCGAGGCGTTCGACGCTCACGACTCCCGACTGGACGTGAAAGGCGAGACCATCGCCGCGTACGATCCCCGTTGCATGAAGGGGATGGGCATCGGCTACGCCACCTCGAACCGCGGGGCCTGCCACCTGCGCGGCTACACGCCCGCCGCGGAGATCCTCGGCATCCCGGAGAAGGTCGATCCGTACGAGTGGGAGGGCAAGGGCGAACTCACCGCCCAGTTCCAGGACCTCCACGCGATCAGCGACTCCTTCGACATCTGCAAGTTCAACGCCTTCGCGGAAGGGATCGAGGAGTACGTCCTCCAGTACAACGGCATGACCGGACTGGACGTGTCCGAAGACGAACTCATGGAAGCGGGCGAACGCGTCTACAACCTCGAGCGCTACTACAACAACCTCGTCGGCTTCGACGGGAGCGACGACTCGCTGCCCGAGCGCTTCCTAGAGGACGGCATCCGCGGCCAGGGTGCCAGCGAGGGCGAGTACTGCGAACTCGAGGAGATGAAAGACGAGTACTACGAGTACCGGGGCTGGGTCGACGGCGTCGTCCCCGACGAGAAACTCGACGACCTCGGGATCGAGGTCGGACCCGGAACCGGCGTCAGCAGCGAGGGTGGTGTGACTGCATCGGGCGACGACTGA